In one window of Syntrophorhabdaceae bacterium DNA:
- a CDS encoding isocitrate/isopropylmalate family dehydrogenase: MSKYRIALMPGDGVGRDVMEASRIILDALMLDAEYVHADIGWTFWCSEGNPMPQRTIDTLNRCTCALFGAVTSKPNDEARKELNPELQGKGYAYKSPIVGMRQLFDLYVNLRPCKAYLG; encoded by the coding sequence GTGAGCAAATATCGGATTGCTTTGATGCCCGGGGATGGCGTCGGAAGGGACGTGATGGAGGCCAGTCGGATAATTCTGGATGCACTGATGCTTGACGCCGAATACGTACACGCTGACATAGGATGGACCTTCTGGTGCAGCGAAGGCAATCCCATGCCCCAACGTACCATCGATACCCTAAATCGATGCACATGCGCTCTTTTCGGTGCCGTTACCTCCAAGCCGAACGATGAGGCTCGCAAGGAGCTCAATCCTGAACTGCAGGGGAAGGGTTACGCCTACAAGAGCCCGATCGTGGGTATGCGCCAACTCTTCGATCTTTACGTCAATCTTCGCCCGTGTAAGGCGTACCTTGGA
- a CDS encoding 3-isopropylmalate dehydratase small subunit has product MSAIRGRAWKYGDDVSTDVIFPGKYTYTITEPKEMATHALEDLDPGFVHAVKANDIIVAGKNWGCGSSREQAVTCLKESGVGAIIAKSFGRIHYRNCVNSALPALTCAEAVDAIKDGEVIEVDLAAGEIRCQAGVFRFPSLPEQVITILDAGGLIPYTKNKLSMIQSNSGVRDTNKHG; this is encoded by the coding sequence ATGAGCGCAATCCGGGGAAGAGCATGGAAATACGGCGATGATGTGAGTACTGATGTTATCTTTCCAGGAAAGTATACCTACACGATTACCGAACCTAAAGAAATGGCGACACATGCTCTCGAAGACCTTGATCCGGGATTTGTCCATGCGGTCAAGGCCAACGACATCATCGTGGCAGGCAAGAACTGGGGATGCGGCTCATCCAGGGAACAGGCGGTAACGTGCCTTAAGGAAAGTGGTGTGGGCGCAATAATTGCCAAGTCATTTGGGCGCATCCATTACCGGAATTGCGTCAACTCCGCTCTGCCCGCTCTTACGTGCGCAGAGGCGGTAGACGCCATCAAGGATGGAGAAGTCATCGAAGTGGACTTGGCTGCGGGAGAGATTCGTTGCCAGGCGGGTGTTTTCCGCTTCCCTAGTCTTCCGGAGCAGGTAATCACAATTCTTGATGCAGGAGGCCTTATTCCTTACACCAAGAACAAACTCTCGATGATTCAAAGTAACAGCGGTGTAAGAGATACAAATAAACATGGGTAA
- a CDS encoding 3-isopropylmalate dehydratase large subunit — protein MGLTFAEKTLARKIGAKATVPGQIVEVTPDVALSHDNTAPIWSTFQKMGGIRVFDPKMHVIVLDHATPAANTEHAENHRLTRKFVKEQGIEQFYDVGYGVCHHVLVEEGLALPGEVVLGADSHTPHAGVTGAFGTGIGRGEMASVWALGSLWLRVPESMKILVQGRLPEGVTSKDLALRVMGDIGSDGALYMCMEWQGEAIEALEVDQRAVLTNMSAEMGAKSSHIPVDAKTIAYLKKRAKRPFEAVFSDPDAAYARTIEYDASQMEPLVSCPHAVDNVKPLSAVAGTHVDQAFLGTCTNARLDDLASAATVLKGRKLAPGTRMVVIPASSRIYLEALKAGYLETFVAAGAMVESPGCGPCLGNHMGVPAIGEVVVSTANRNFKGRMGTRDSEVYLASPQVVAASAVAGAITHPKDL, from the coding sequence ATGGGACTAACGTTTGCAGAAAAAACACTGGCGAGGAAAATTGGAGCCAAAGCGACGGTCCCGGGCCAGATTGTTGAGGTTACACCTGATGTGGCGCTATCGCATGACAATACCGCCCCCATCTGGTCCACCTTTCAAAAGATGGGAGGGATCCGCGTCTTCGACCCAAAGATGCACGTTATAGTCCTTGACCATGCTACCCCGGCGGCGAACACTGAACACGCTGAGAACCATCGACTGACAAGGAAGTTTGTGAAGGAGCAGGGCATAGAGCAATTCTACGACGTAGGTTACGGAGTTTGCCACCACGTACTCGTGGAAGAAGGCTTGGCTTTGCCAGGCGAGGTCGTCCTCGGAGCTGACTCTCACACCCCACACGCCGGCGTGACTGGCGCTTTTGGTACTGGGATCGGCAGGGGAGAAATGGCGTCCGTATGGGCTCTGGGGAGCCTCTGGCTTCGAGTCCCGGAGAGCATGAAGATCCTGGTGCAAGGACGTTTACCCGAAGGCGTGACTTCGAAGGATCTCGCTCTTAGAGTGATGGGGGATATAGGCTCCGACGGAGCCCTGTACATGTGCATGGAGTGGCAGGGTGAGGCCATCGAGGCGCTCGAAGTGGACCAACGCGCCGTTCTCACCAACATGAGCGCCGAGATGGGTGCAAAAAGCAGCCATATCCCAGTCGATGCAAAAACCATTGCCTATCTTAAGAAGAGGGCTAAACGTCCCTTTGAGGCCGTTTTTTCCGATCCGGACGCTGCGTATGCACGGACTATCGAGTACGATGCCTCCCAAATGGAGCCTCTTGTCTCCTGTCCCCACGCGGTAGATAATGTGAAACCTCTGTCAGCCGTAGCTGGAACCCATGTGGATCAGGCGTTCCTCGGCACGTGCACAAATGCACGTCTCGACGATCTTGCATCAGCCGCAACGGTACTTAAGGGACGAAAACTCGCTCCCGGGACCCGCATGGTCGTGATTCCCGCGTCATCCAGGATTTACCTCGAAGCGCTGAAAGCCGGATATTTAGAGACTTTTGTTGCGGCTGGCGCCATGGTCGAAAGCCCGGGGTGCGGACCTTGCCTTGGGAATCATATGGGTGTTCCTGCGATAGGTGAAGTCGTGGTGAGCACCGCCAACAGGAATTTCAAGGGTCGCATGGGGACTAGAGACAGTGAGGTATACCTTGCTAGCCCGCAAGTGGTTGCGGCTTCAGCGGTGGCCGGCGCTATTACCCATCCAAAAGACCTTTAA
- a CDS encoding FAD-binding protein, translating to MLTRKVRWDFSADVIVVGYGAAGAVAAITARDGGAQVVILEKQENEKLVTTSYMSGGQIICPSDREESERYMKALARVTDEVYWTDPEVISVWASYSIENRRWLEKMGIGDIRLSRHGGEHRLPGFESIDTYQIPGMGPGLMRELYRQVDLRGVPVEHGLAAHGLLLDGRGGVMGVRAQRRAADGKPVNVEARRAVVLTTGGFEFNEQMKLQYLRVYPSYFTGSPANTGDGVKIAADAGAQLWHMNCCSARLVMKFAQVESAFTPTFGGVDWRSPGGTVLEAELASGPKSVIGYVVVDRFGRRYMNENFKGHSIYYDLAGFDSQQLLFPRVPSYWVFDSKRMGAGPIALRRSGPAGPAQFYRWSADNDEEVGRGWIKQGKNIEELARELGMKQGTLAGTVAEYNVACTNGTDTKFSRQPHTMAPLDSPPFYAVALWPGGPNTQGGPRRNRRAQILRSDGSPVPRLYGAGELGSIYGMLYPSSGGNLAECVAFGRIAGENASLEKPR from the coding sequence ATGCTCACGCGGAAGGTCCGCTGGGATTTTAGCGCTGATGTGATCGTCGTTGGCTATGGGGCGGCGGGTGCCGTTGCCGCGATCACAGCGCGGGACGGGGGAGCCCAAGTCGTTATCCTGGAAAAACAGGAGAATGAAAAACTGGTGACCACAAGCTATATGTCCGGTGGACAGATTATTTGTCCAAGTGACAGGGAAGAGTCCGAGCGCTATATGAAGGCCCTCGCCAGAGTGACCGATGAGGTCTATTGGACGGATCCCGAAGTGATCAGCGTATGGGCTAGTTACTCGATTGAGAACAGAAGGTGGCTCGAGAAAATGGGTATAGGGGATATCAGACTTTCTCGACATGGCGGGGAACACCGCCTGCCAGGGTTCGAATCAATAGACACGTACCAGATCCCAGGTATGGGGCCAGGTCTAATGCGGGAACTTTACCGACAGGTGGACCTACGAGGTGTTCCGGTAGAACACGGCCTGGCCGCTCATGGCCTTCTTTTAGATGGTAGGGGCGGTGTCATGGGGGTTCGGGCGCAGCGGCGGGCGGCTGATGGTAAGCCAGTAAACGTGGAGGCAAGGCGTGCCGTGGTCCTTACCACGGGAGGGTTCGAGTTCAATGAACAAATGAAACTCCAATACCTTAGGGTATACCCCAGTTATTTTACCGGGAGCCCTGCGAACACGGGGGATGGCGTGAAAATAGCGGCCGATGCCGGGGCTCAGTTGTGGCACATGAACTGCTGCTCCGCGCGCCTCGTTATGAAGTTTGCCCAAGTTGAGTCTGCATTTACTCCCACATTCGGCGGGGTTGATTGGAGATCTCCGGGAGGGACGGTCCTGGAGGCAGAACTCGCAAGCGGTCCTAAGAGTGTTATAGGATACGTGGTAGTGGACCGATTCGGAAGGCGATATATGAACGAAAACTTCAAGGGTCATTCGATATACTATGACCTTGCGGGATTTGACAGCCAACAGCTCCTTTTCCCAAGGGTTCCAAGTTATTGGGTTTTCGACAGCAAGAGGATGGGTGCCGGACCTATCGCGCTCAGGAGGAGTGGTCCTGCGGGTCCTGCTCAGTTCTACAGGTGGAGCGCAGACAACGACGAGGAAGTCGGGCGAGGATGGATCAAACAGGGGAAAAACATAGAAGAATTGGCACGCGAGCTTGGCATGAAACAGGGGACTCTGGCCGGTACGGTGGCAGAGTATAACGTAGCCTGCACCAACGGCACGGACACCAAATTTAGCCGCCAACCCCACACGATGGCTCCTCTCGATTCGCCCCCTTTTTACGCCGTGGCGCTGTGGCCGGGAGGACCGAACACTCAAGGGGGTCCCCGCCGCAACAGGAGGGCGCAGATCCTGAGGTCTGACGGTTCACCGGTTCCCAGGCTGTACGGTGCGGGAGAACTGGGGTCGATCTATGGCATGCTCTACCCTTCGAGCGGCGGCAACCTGGCAGAATGCGTAGCCTTCGGCCGGATAGCCGGGGAAAACGCGAGCCTGGAGAAGCCCCGTTGA